The genomic DNA CCTAGCATCAACCATGTCTCGTCCCACCTCATAAACCTCTCACCCAGCTAACAACCACCACGCCGCACCACCCTCCTCCCCACGTCACTTTCTCTCATCTAAATCGTCTCTATGTCCACCTAAATTTACTCCACCAGCAGAACCATACTTCATTTGAGGTTAATTGCTTAGCTACTCTATAGTTATGCGTGGTGCCATATAGCAAGACACCCTTACTCACGAAATGGAACGATACAAAATTCAGAAATATCATGCAGATGGAAAACAAGAcatgaaaagagaaaataattagtCAATGAAAAAAAGACTCATCCAACAATTTTCAACAAATCATCGATTTTCGTTGGATTGTTCATCGTACCAACTAGTAGCATTTTCTTTAAGTTAATCATTTCCAGTTCCTAACACTTTCATGAACATTTATgtagtgagaaaaaaaattctcacttGTCCAACATTCATAGAAGTAAACAATAACTCAatcatatttttcctaaaataCTAGTATtaggtcaaaaaaaaaaacttgataccGAATCATATATCCAAATCAATTCCCTaacaaattgaaagaaaaaaaacataaaattttcataacTTAAACAAAGTCAATCCATCTCATCATTTTCATTcttcaaacaaaaacacaatccCCAATTGTCTCATAGTTGTCAATAACCACAATTCAAACCTCAATAACACCCAACATTTTCAAACCCACTAAATACATTTGCCACATTACATCTTCTCCtattaaccaaataaaaaaaaattaaaattaaaaaataaaaaataaaaagttactacCTCCTAGTCCTCCTTTCACCAATGTAATGAGAAAGTGGAACAACTTCTTGTAACGGAGTAGATAACGGCGTTGGCATAGGTGAGTTCCGACAAACGGGACAAGAACCGTTAAGTTTCAACCACGAATCAAGACAACATAGGTGAAAATAGTGTCTACATTCCGGCATCATCCTTAACATCTCCGAATCCTTGTACTCACACAAACAGATCGAACACGTGCTGTCATGTCCCAAATCTTTACAATACTGTAACCTCGGATAAGAATTTATCACGTTCTGGTCCAAACCcaaaacaacatcttcacgATCTTCTTCGTCTTCTGCTACAAAAATAACCCGCGGTAAAACTACACCGTCATGGTTATGGTTTAGCTGATTGTTGCCATTCAGGTGGTTGTTACGGTTGCGGAAAGTGCGGCAACAGAGGTAAGATGAAAGGATGAGAGTTGAAAGAAGGAAGAGGAAGCCAAGAGCTATGGCTATGGAGTAGCCAAAGCCAAGGTTGGTGAGGTAAGGGATTTGTGGTGGTGGAGAAAAAGGGGTTGAGGAAGACATGgaaatgatgatgaagaaggaagaaaaagggAATTTTCCATTTGGGAAAGGCTATtgttgtgattatttttttggtttttgaaggGTGGGTGAGGGTCTTAGTTGCTGCATTTAATACTAAGGTTTATGTGAGTAACTCAAAACTTCAACGGCATTCAATTGTTGCGTTGATTTGGTGATGATTTTATGATATACACTACTCATTTGTTGTGTTTGGTTGGTCCCTTTGGAACTTGCAAAGGTGGGGAACATAAACTATGGTTAACCAATTAACTACTTGTGTTAACTTGCAAGTCTATAGTTATTAGTTACAAGgacgttttttttcttctttcaaaaaaggtTAAAGAGAcgtttttttaatgacattcaTTTGTAGAATACattgattaataaatttaaaattattaaaaacataaaaaaaaattgaatttgcaAATAGACTCACAACATTGAGATTAATATCGTACAATTTGTGGTTGGGACGTTGGGTGGCTCAACTAGTTTGAGGTAagagtaaaaaaattgaaggtctTGGCCCTTTTTACATACTAAACTTCACCACCTTGAGATCCTTCCTTTGAATAATGTCTCATTTGTGAAAAGGACAAAAGTGTAGTTGCAATGGTATCACCGAGTGATCACAAGCTAGTAATGAGCACAACAAAATAATTGTCTTGTCCTCATCTGACTCCACCCCAAGCTTCACCAAGTCAATGAATATTTTGTTGAAGGTATTGACATGTTCTTGCAAATCGGATCCTTCTTGCCTCTTCAACCCTATAGTCGTTGTGTCACGAACAAACTCTTAGACATATACTAACTCTTCAATTTATCTCAAACCTCCTTCAAGGTCGACAAGTCCATGGTATGATACATAACCTCTTCTGATATACACAAAGACATATCCATCTTGTGTCCTCTCCTTCATATTTGTCAAATCGGGTTCCTCTATATTTATAAGTTTCGCCGCATGCATAGTTTTCTGTTAAATTTGTTGAGCCAAATAGATCCTTAACTATCCACTTTCTGATTTGGTCGTATCCTCCCTCATCCTTGTCCACTTGACAGTGCCTATGAGTAGGGATGGGAATAGGCTAGGTCGAGCTAGGCTTAAGCCTGGcttgccatatttttttaaagcctAAGTCTGGTCTTCTGAAAGCCTGATACGGTCTGCTAGCCTGTTTAAAAGCCTATATCTTATGAACAACTTTAAATAAGCAATGTGATCTAAGTTTAAATGGACTAACGAACTAATGGTTCAATTagattaaactctcttttgataatcTACACGATGTTTTAGGGAATTCAACTATATATTGTATCTTATTTCtattctagtttataataatacatttatatatgcaaaaaattaatgtatactaataaagcttaaattattgaaaaagtttacaaatttatattttaattcaaagtacaaaatataatataataataaataatattatttatattatttaaataggCCGACCTAATAGGCTTAAGAGACTTTTTGAGAGGCCTGCGGCCTGACCTTTTAAGCTAAACAGGCTTAAAAAAAAGTCCAGGCCTTctctatttaataaaaaagcCTGGTCTGACCTGTCGTAGGCTaggccataggcccctgtaggccggcctgacctattcccatTCCTACTTATGAGTCATATTCAATTTGGCTTGATTTTCCCTCCATCACGGTGTTTTCCGTTATTCTATCCACACATCCATCCCTTCATTGGAACGTGCCTCGATGTAATTAGTCGTTTCGGTTACCGGCTCTATAAATATGAAACATGAGTAAaatgtcaagttgtcaagttccATTTAACTTTGATTGTTTCTAACACTCTCACGAACTTTGTGAACTTATGTGGACATGAGCAAACTCGGCTCGTCTCATGTTCGATTATTATTCATTTGATTGAGGTGAATTCCGTTGACCCTAAATTTGATTGTTATTTCTTGTTATCTAAAGACGAATTTTTAGACCTAGTTTGGTGAAACCGTGAAATTTTGCAGTTGTGGATTTTGTTTGTAGCAAGCAGCGGCAACCCAGCTATAAGTGGCGTATGGTTCTGTCTGTTTGCGTAAGAGTTGTGTTTCCTTTTGTATTTGCATTTGCAATAGGTTCATCCCCATTCCCCATAGCATGTGTAATATGGTACCCATTGATATT from Medicago truncatula cultivar Jemalong A17 chromosome 8, MtrunA17r5.0-ANR, whole genome shotgun sequence includes the following:
- the LOC25500809 gene encoding RING-H2 finger protein ATL67; the protein is MSSSTPFSPPPQIPYLTNLGFGYSIAIALGFLFLLSTLILSSYLCCRTFRNRNNHLNGNNQLNHNHDGVVLPRVIFVAEDEEDREDVVLGLDQNVINSYPRLQYCKDLGHDSTCSICLCEYKDSEMLRMMPECRHYFHLCCLDSWLKLNGSCPVCRNSPMPTPLSTPLQEVVPLSHYIGERRTRR